The Lycorma delicatula isolate Av1 chromosome 2, ASM4794821v1, whole genome shotgun sequence DNA window tttttataagtttatcagtaatatataagtatttgtataattattttctatttgtttgttctaggtTAATTGCTGACGGAGTGTTGTGGAGAAATAATGGGTTCGTCttcatctgaagaatatttatcAATGATGGGAGAGAGTTCTTCCGACGAGACAGCTTGCGAATCTGAATCTGATATCACAAGCGATTCATGGATAATAGGATTTGTACCGGGAGGTCGAATAAAAtcgataaatcatttaataaatattttgaagaaaactttcCCTTTATCAAGATTAGaagtaataaagaaaggaaaatatttcggtaataaaacagaagtagtaaaaatgaaaataccgaCAGTTATTGAATATGAATTTTTGCGAAACAAATTAATTGAGTGGGAATTTTATCTCgtttattatttgtgaaataatatgttatcaaaaccaatgaataaatagatttataaattgaaaagaattttattattttatccttatttttcaccttaaatatataagttaaaaacatccaatttaaatttagtttataataaaatgatgagtGTTAAACAAGGGATAGCAAGAGAGCTTCACAAGCAAGCTCGCAGAAATTTTTTGACAAGGTCTGTTGAACTTAAGGGTATAGACGATTTGTACCAAGCAGACTTAGTAGAGATGATACAATACTCAAGATTTAATAGgggatataaatatattctcacaattataaattgtttttcaaaatttgcttttgCTTTTCCATTGAAGAGTAAAAACGCAGATGAAGTTGTAATGGTCCTTAAACccatatttcataaacataaaatgaagcattttcaaaccgatgatggaaaagaatggtttaattcaaaattgagatcgttattactaaaattcaatataaatcattattcaacTTTTTCCGATAAAAAGGCATCAATAGTGGAGCGGTTCAATAGAACTCTCAAGACTAATATGTGGCGTAAATTTACCGAACAGGGTGATTACCGATGGGTAAGTATAttggatgaaataattgaaaaatataacaatagggTGCATAGAACTACTGGTTTTAAACCTAaagatgtttcttataaaaacgaacgcgaagtgttgttaaatatattaaaggttGCAAAAAAACGTCATCAGCATACGACCacgattaaatttaatgttggtgATCAGGTAAggataagtaagtataaaaagatatttgcgaaaggatatcttccgaattggactaatgaagtttttacaattttcaagataaaacaaACACAACCTATAACGTACATTCTTAAAGATGGGAAAGGGGAAGTGTTAAAAGGAAGTTTCTATACGGAAGAACTTAGTAAAACCAAGTACGGCAACGTTTATTtggttgaaaaagtattaaaaaaacgcgGTGATAAATTATTAGTTCGCTGGTTGGGATTTGATAAGAAGGAGGACTCGTGGATagataaaaaggatttaataaaataaattacacttatgtaatttattcagtAGCAGAGATGGATGCTGAAGAACAAGATCGGAAgctaacagtaattaattttgaccGTTTAATAGGTGAGGTATctgatttaaattctataaaaagacATAGTCCTCTTCTTCCAGATAATATCAGATGCTTGGTTGTAGGTCCTTCAAATTCTGGTAAGACGAATGcagttttcaatcttttatttgaCCCTAGCGGGTTAAGGTTCAGtaacatatatgttttttctaaatcattgtaCCAgcctaaatacttatttttaaaaagtttgttgacTGATGTTGAAGGGATAGGTTACTATCCTTATAGTGATAACGATGTTATTGTGGCACCGGAAGAAACGGAACCGAATTCTATAATGATATTCGATGATGTAATAtgcgaaaaacaaaataacataacaaaatattttactatgggACGGCATAATAACATTGATGTGTTTTATATGAGTCAAACATATAGTAAAATTCCTAAACAATTGGTCCGAGACAATGCGAATTTTCTCATGGTGTTTCGACAGGATGAAAGAAACCTGAGACATATATATCATGATCATGTTACACCggatatatcatttgaaaagtttaaagaaatatgtaatgaGGCTTGGAACcggataaaaaatggatttttagtaATTGATAAGGAGAGAGATTTTGATAAAGGACGGTACAGATTTAATTTTGACATCTTTATCGGAAAGCCTGAAAAAAGCATACAAAAACGCGAAAGAGAGCTTGAAAAGAGcctgaaaaagcctaaaaaagcctaaaaaagcctacaggctaacgtgcgcgcttatgaaaaagcctaaaaaagcctacaggctagCGTGCacgcttatgaaaaagcctaaaaaagcctacaggctaacgtgcgcgcttatgaaaaagcctaaaaaagcctacaggctagCGTGCacgcttatgaaaaagcctaaaaaagcctacaggctaacgtgcacgcttatgaaaaagcctaaaaaagcctacaggctaacgtgcacgcttatgaaaaagcctaaaaaagcctacaggctaacgtgcgcgcttatgaaaaagcctaaaaaagcctacaggctagCGTGCacgcttatgaaaaagcctaaaaaagcctacaggctaacgtgcgcgcttatgaaaaagcctaaaaaagcctacaggctagCGTGCacgcttatgaaaaagcctaaaaaagcctacaggctaacgtgcgcgcttatgaaaaagcctaaaaaagcctacaggctaacgtgcgcgcttatgaatCAACTTTAAATACTTCAACATACTTAAAGAAAGATAGTGAGTGCATGCAGTCAGATTAAACATAAATGTCTACTATGGAGGATCGTGAGCGTGTCACCGCGGAGATCGCGGAGATCCGCAggagtattaaaagaaaacatggcGAATTGGTAAGAGGAAGATTCGAGTCCGATTTAAGACTTCAACAAGATTTCAAACCGCTTACTGAACCTCTGATTAAGATAGCAGAACAGTTCGGTTCTGAAGAGAGAGAAATGGGAaaacggataaaaaaagaaatagattcaaAAGAACGTTCACTACCGAAAATCTCAGCTGAAGAGTTGCGTGAAAAAGAGGAGCGAGATTACCGAGATTTTGAAAAGAGGTTTGATATGGGTTCTATATTCGATCAATTAACTGAAGAAGATAGGATGAAACATAGTAAACGTTCTTTAGCAAATGATGAACCAGAATCTGAAATAAAAAGGTCGACtgcaaaattacataataagatGGATACTTCTAGTCCATTTCCTTTTCAGCTAGCTCAACCATCTGATagggtagatgatgaaatgaccGGTATGAGACGTCGACAAAAGGCTAAAAGATTTCTTTCTTATTCGGCTCACCATCGAGCTGAAAAAGCCGAAGAAACCGAACAGTCACCTAGGATCGAACAAGAAGAGACTTATGAATCTCAACCCAGCATAGTACAAATGTTGAATACACCCGAAGGGAAAATGCAAATGAGCATGTCTCTCAAGACAAGCATGCGAGAAGGGTTAGCGCAGGAATTTATGCTTGACGCCATCAGAGATGTAGAAAACAACATGGATAACGTTTACGGTGTTCATTTTGAAGGAAACGAACTGAAGATTGGAGATTCATTAATCGATTTCGATAAGGAAAGTAACATCCTGATAAGAGAAGTGAAGTATCCTGCAAGCCGAGGTTTGTTCGAATTACTTTTCTGGAAAAAACCGAAGTTATTCACTGAAGaagatttggaagaatataggAAAATTTTAATCGCAACAAATGCGCACAGAAGAAATAATTCCGCTCTGGAACGGGTAAAGACTAATTCGGGATTTAAGTATGTGGAAGTAATAAGCAAGCTTTTTCCACCGTTCACCTCGAAAAAACGAGGTGAAGGTTTAGTACCATCTGCAATGACTTTGAATGAAAACCATAAAGTCGATTACGTTTATTTTGATGATCCTAACGAAATCTGTGAGAGGCTAAAACTATTGATCGCGTCAAAAAAGGCAGGTAATACCGCACATGATAATGAAATTGTATCGATAGTCGAGGAATTAAAAGAACGAGGACTAATAAAAGGAGAAGGCGCACTGTAAGCAAGTCATTTGAGATCATGCCAGTCAACAGGTTAGGACAGACAGAATTTGGTTCAAGAATCCCGTTTGGGATTACTGAAGAGGGTGATATCGACGCCCGCGAAAAAAAGATTTGCAATCTAGCATCAGCGGAATATTATGATGATGCTGTTAACATGGACGATTGCATATATTTAATCGAGCAATATGCCTCTGATCAcgattttttagcgtgtgaagaACAAACACATTTTAAAGTGGTAGATTTCAAAGGAGCTCGTGCCAAAAACGCCGCTCATCCAGATGATGAAAACGATTTGGTGACCATGAGATATGTACGGTTCCTTATTCAACAGAAATTCGATGAGATCATcgctaaaatagaaaatatgataggaaaagaaatagaaaatcctttaagaagtaaaaatactaatGACCCCATTGTTCGTCAGCAATTAGAGGAAAGTATTTCTCGATTGAAAAGCGAGGTTCAGAAAGATGCGGTAACTCAAACTGAAAAAGAATCTGATTTAAATACGGATGCATTGACCGAAGACTTTTAGTTGGGGATAAAATGAAGAGCACGAACAAGTGTAACGTTAGTTGTAAAACAGGAAACGGATTGATAAGTTCGATCGAAAGTCTACCGGGTAAAACTTTCGGTATTGCACGTAACGTAGTAGGAACAGTTCTCAATCGGGCTGTAGATCTTCTTCCTTTCGAGGCTCACATACCCGGTTACCAATATTGCGGACCCggaacaaaactaaaacaaagatTGGAAAGAGGCGATCTTGGTATAAATCCACTCGATAAAGCTTGTAAGGCGCATGATATAGCGTATAGTATCTACAACGATTCTCGGCGAAGAGCACAAGCTGATAAAGAGTTAGCGGAAAGAGCTTGGCAAAGGGTATCCGCGCCCGATTCCAGCATTGCAGAGAAGGCTGCTGCGTGGGCTGTAACAAACGCTatgaaaataaagagtaaattcGGCGGAAGATTGAAGAAAGCTTCAGTCAGAGGTGTgcgaaaaaaaactataagaaaaaaggggaaaggtGCTTATCTTGAACCGTACCGATCTAAAACCGGATGCGGCGTAAAAAAACGCCGGTCTGCAGGTCGcagtcgtcgtcgtcgtcgtcgtcgtcgtcaaggcagaaaaaagcattaaatttactACGCAAACTCCCCATTCATCCTTTATCAGATGTGGAGTTAATACGGTTTGcgcgaaaaattaatttaccccaCTTCAGAGGTGTTTTCATGCGCGATACTTTACCagctagaataaataaattcgaatCGGGAATAGTGAACTTGGACAGTGTCCTCAATCCGGGTACGCATtgggtttgttataaaaaacgTAACGCGAACGTGTTTTATTTTGACAGTTACGGTAATTTACAGCCACCTAAAGAGCTAGTCCAATATCTTAAATCCAACAAAGAGAAAGTCAACATCCAGTATAATTTAGACCGCAGGCAGGATTTTAATTCAGTTGTTTGCGGGCATCTATGTTTAAAGTTTCTGATATGTTCTGCCTAAACGGAAAATCTTCTATACTGTCTGCAGATTTTTTCCCTCCGATAGAACTCGGCGATGCCGCGTGGGAAATCGGCCTGATTGATTTTATGTCatataataacattcaaaatgtagaaaaagaaaaaaataatatgttttattacggTTACCATGGCAGTAAATCGATAAAGCTTCCGCCGGGGATGTATGAGAttgatgatttgaaaattaaattgaaacatgGGATGGGCAACTGCGATGAATCGAACGCGACTGACAATGATAAAGGTAAACAACGAAATCGCAATAAAAATGATgcaaaatgtttgattaaaatctTAATCGAACCTACGACGATGCACTCGCgtttattttgtactgaaataGTAGATTTTACAAAACCACATTCTATCCGTACTCTTTTGGGATTTGATGAAATGGTCCTACCAGCAAACTTCTGGCATACATCTCAGAAACCTGTTAGTATTTCATCTGTAAATGCAATACGTATAAGTTGTAACATCGCCCGCGGTTCATTTGTAGGCGGAGAAGAAGGTCATATCATTCACGAATTCTATCCCAGAGTTGGACGGGGATATAAGATAATTGAAGTACCGCACAGTGTCATTTATCTTCCGGTCAACACCAAGTCTATACGGAATATAACTGTGCACGTTTATAATCAAAATTCAGAACTGATAAGTTTCGGTGGTGAAGAAGTGACGGTGAGACTGCATTTAAGACGAAGAAACGATGGTGCTGATTTTTGTTGATAAAGCAGAATATAAATTCCCTCCCATAGTCCCGTTAACGACTAGTCAACCTGCGAAGCTTAAACGGCTAACACGAGAAAACGTACGATTTTTGGAATCTTTAGGTTTTAAAGTATTACAACAATGAGCGGACAGATAATAGACGTTGATACTGCGAACGCGGTATTTGATGAAAGCATTACGGGTAAAGAATTTCATACTCACTATCCTTATGCATCAACTACATTTAATAATAGTGATGAAATAAGAATTCCTGTCCAGCAACAGGATGTATACACGCTTCCGTGCGAAAGTTATTTACTCATCAACGGAACGTATAGTGATGCTAATGGAGTTTCAGATTCAACACTAAAACTATGCAACAATTTTGGCGCGTTTCTTTTCGATGAAATTCGTTATGAAATTGCAGGACAGGAGGTGGATAGGGTGAGAAATGTGGGGATAACTTCAACGATGAAAAATGCTCTATCACTGAGAAACTTcgaaaaagattcaatttttatGCATGGTTGGTCATCGGACGGTGTTGAAGATATCCAACCGGTCAACGGTGTATATATCGATGGTGAATCGGCAAAGTTTAAGGTATTACTTCCGCTGAAGATGCTCTTGGGCttttttgaagattataataAGATACTGCTAAACGTTAAACAGGAACTTATTCTGCTTCGGGCTTCCACTAATAATAATGCTGTTGTCGTTCCAGCTGGAAAAACATTTACCTTCACAATAacgaaaattagttggaaaatacCATATGTTAACGTATCGGATGAAAAACGGTTATCACTTCTTAGACTGGTAGATaaggatgaaccgattttgatgatgtTCCGAAAGTGGAACTTGTACGAATACCCAACTCTACCTATCAGTAAAGATGTAATTTGGACAGTTAAAACAACAACGCAGGTGGAAAAACCTCATTATGTTATCATTGGATTTCAAACATCAAGAAAAGGAGACGCAACAAAAAGAGCTTCGAATTTTGATACCATTTCACTTAATAACATACGCTTGTATCTGAATTCAGTATATTATCCTTATGAACACATTCAAGGAGATAGCATTATATTATACGAAATGTTTAAGAGTTTCTATAGATCTTATTATAACAGGAATTCAGCGGCTGCGTTAATTACCCCATCCAAGTACTATGCTATGCCATTAATCTTTATAGATTGTTCAAAACAAAACGATACTTTGAAAACTGGCGCGGTCGATATTAAAATCGAGATACAAACTTCTACCAACATTCCCGACAACACAACAGCctattgtttgatgataagtgaTTGCATAATGCAATATTCTCCTTTAACTGGCACAGTCAAAAACGTTTCCTAACCAGTTTAGTCTGTTAGTCGGTAAAGTCAACATGTCTGTCTTTATATCAGACTTTACTTTTTTTCGTTTACCCAACGCTGATGTCTACattaaagaattagttttaatttctttggatGGGCTCCGATTCGAGCAATATCTATTCAAGCCACCTTTTGACTACTATGATATTTCATCTCAAACTACAAGAGTTGCAATACAAAACTTTCAGAAACAAATCGGATTCAATTGGAATTCGGGTTTTATTGAACACTTGAGGTTatcaaccatttttgaaaatttagcacCAATGTGTACTATatatgtaaagtgcaaagaaaagaaaaaagtgttagaaCAAATACTAAACAATAAACGGAATATAATAAAAGACCTTGACGGTTACGATTGTCCTCCGATCGATTTATTCGgttcttcaataaataaagtatGCCCTTTTGGTGAAAAACATAATTGCGCTATGAAAAAGGCTATATGGTTACACATGTGGTGGAgtgaacaaagtaaattttattatatgttggaaACGGTGGGAAATGCTATAGAAAAAGCAAAAGAGTGTTATTTAAACAGTCCCGGACGTAACGTTCTACGTCACCTTCCTAAGCAGGTTATTATCGACCTTTACGGAAGGTATGTTCCGCCTAAAATTTATGAGGATCTACCCAACTACATGCAACAAGATCCAGACATCAAGATTCATCAACTGTTTCCTGAAGATGAAAAAGACTGGagtgaagaataataaattttaatttgaaataaaaatgtatttaaaatttaacatcaaataaaatatgtatttgtattttgattattaaagaacaataaataacttaaaaaagaaatagttgtttttattttaggtttaattatCCCTTCTCCTCTAAACAATAAGATTTTGGATTTAGATACATTCAAAGGAATAGATGCGATGTACCAGAGACCGAacggagaaataatattaattgaaaatcataaattgttTATGTTCAATCTTAATACTCAACAGTTGGTCATAGGCTATCCTAGGAATGTATGTTCACACTTTAACATCGGTCATCCTTGTACGATTAATGGTATCGTAAATACATATACTGGAAAAACTTATGTGATTTATAATGAAGATTTTGTGGGGGAGATAAATGAATGTTCATTCACTGTTGCTCGAACAGATCTTGTATCCAATCTGTTTCCTGGAATACCGGCAGATATAGATGGGGTTACTCGTTTTAACAAcggactactttatttttttaagaatggaaaTTATTATGAGTATAATGAATTCTTCCAAAAAGTAATCAGATTTGGAACTAAAGATCATGAGCTTTTTGGTTTGCTATGTTACAGTAACAATATCTTAAAACAGTTCActgaatttatcagtaaatttcatgtttatcctaaaaaagaagtttaaaaggaATTGTGTGAATTtaggataaagaaagaattatggataagttcatgtaaaaattatatttttgattgaaatttgtaatcaaattttatttaataaattaattcagaaaaatgtattgtaacttattttaataaaaataactaccttttatcctttttataattagtttttaatgataaaaaaggttgaaataaaataaaaactgaaataaactttgaaaaattatttatttttacaaaacatttacttttgactataaaaaaaatgctggatacattttattaaatataataaaatactaaatacatctttatttaatataataaaataatacatacattaatttaattgaaacaataaatatctatttaaaatattaaatacattttaattgatataataaaataaaacatacattaatttaattgaatataataaaataataaatatattttaattgaatatattaaaatactaaatacattttatattgattataataaaataaaacatacattaatttaattaaaacaataaatatttatttaaaatattattgataaaattaccaatttttactatataatatagaattatattgtttactaaataaataactaaaccatTTATTCGATCTTTCTGTAAGAAAGTGAATCTTTAcggaattattatgttttttattaattaaaattgatacaaTGTTATTGAGAGTTTCTgttgttaaaacagaaaatatataattttcttcttcatcatcaatatttaaatttttagtcaaaTGAACACAAAGATAGTTATCAACCATTTCTTTAACTGAAAGATATGtaagtgagaaaaaattatttagtaaacaataataacatatattcggATCGAttacattcttataattaaacCTGCTGTATACATTAACTTTAAAATCTAATTCATTTTCgtctagtattaaaaataaatgccttaATTCATCTGTAACCTCTATTAAGCCACTAGTTATTGCTTGAACCACACTTAATGTTGAACATGCTACTAATGAAAGCGGTTTGGTTACTCTAATGCTAtaa harbors:
- the LOC142319843 gene encoding uncharacterized protein LOC142319843, which produces MSGQIIDVDTANAVFDESITGKEFHTHYPYASTTFNNSDEIRIPVQQQDVYTLPCESYLLINGTYSDANGVSDSTLKLCNNFGAFLFDEIRYEIAGQEVDRVRNVGITSTMKNALSLRNFEKDSIFMHGWSSDGVEDIQPVNGVYIDGESAKFKVLLPLKMLLGFFEDYNKILLNVKQELILLRASTNNNAVVVPAGKTFTFTITKISWKIPYVNVSDEKRLSLLRLVDKDEPILMMFRKWNLYEYPTLPISKDVIWTVKTTTQVEKPHYVIIGFQTSRKGDATKRASNFDTISLNNIRLYLNSVYYPYEHIQGDSIILYEMFKSFYRSYYNRNSAAALITPSKYYAMPLIFIDCSKQNDTLKTGAVDIKIEIQTSTNIPDNTTAYCLMISDCIMQYSPLTGTVKNVS